The Fontisubflavum oceani genomic interval CCGCATCGGCGGATGCGGGGCCGTCTATCTTACCAAGATCAGGGCGATCAGGCGTCGGCCTGGGCCTTGGCGATCTCTTTCTTGATTTTCAACGCTTTGGGCGACAGCTCGCTGTCTTTCGCCTTTGCCAGGAATGCGTCGAGGCCACCGCGATGGTCGACGGTGCGCAGCGCGGCATTCGAGATGCGCAGCTTAAAGCGGCGATCCAGCGTGTCGGAGCCGAGCGTCACATCGCTCAGGTTCGGCAAGAAGCGGCGCTTGGTTTTGTTGTTGGCATGGCTGACATTGTTGCCAGTCATCGGACCTTTGCCGGTCAATTCGCAGACGCGAGACATGGGGCTACCCTCGGGTTTCAGAAACGGAAGGGGGCGCGTGACCGTTGTCAGCGCCCCGGAAATCTGAGCGGGGGATAAGGCGAGGGGGGCAAGGTGTCAAGCCGGGAATCGTCGGATTTGCGGCCTGACAGGGGGCGGATGCGCCGTTAGGTTGGCGGCGATGGTGAAGGAAACCGAACTCTATCCGCCGGTGAAGGCGTATCTCGAAGCACAAGGCTATGAGGTCAAGGCTGAGGTTGCGGGCGCCGATGTGGTGGCGCAGCGCGGGTCTGAGGCTGTGGTGATCGTCGAGTTGAAGACTCGATTTTCGCTGGCGTTGTTTCATCAGGGGGTGGCGCGTTTGGCGGTCAGCGATGTGGTTTATCTCGCCGTGCCACGGCAGACCGGGCGGATGTTTCAGAAGGCACTGGCAGAGAATGTGAAACTGGCCCGGCGCTTGGGGCTGGGGCTTCTGACAGTGCGGTTGAAAGACGGGTTTGTTGAGGCGCATTGCGATCCCGGCCCCTATGCGCCGCGCATTTCGAAACCGCGCAAGGCTCGGTTGCTGCGCGAGTTTGCCCGCCGGGTTGGGGACCCGAACACGGGCGGCACGCAAGGCGGGATCGTGACCGCCTATCGGCAAGATGCGCTGAATTGCGCGGCCTATCTGGCTCGTGAGGGGCCGAGCAAGGGCGCGGTTGTGAAAGCCGCCACCGGCGTTGAGCGGGCGACGACGATCATGCGCGACGATCATTATGGCTGGTTTGAGCGGGTTGAAACCGGCGTTTATGCGCTGACCCCGAAAGGGGCCGAGGGTCTGACGGCGTATAAACTCGGCGGGGGTGATGGGCCTTAAGTCGGACCGCGCTCGACCGGTTTGGCGTCTTGCAATCCGCCGCGCAGTTTGACGAGAAGCTTTTGCAGGTCGGTCAATTCGTCTGGCGTCAGGCCGGTCTTGTCGATCATGCAGGCAGTGATGTTGGGCGCTTGCTTCCGCAGGGCATCGCCTCTTGCCGTGAGGTGAACAAAGACCTCTCGGCCATCCTTTTTGCCACGGTTGCGGGTCACATGCCCGAGCGCTTCGAGCCGTTTTACAAGCGGTGTCAGCGTGCTTGTCTCCATCTGCAATTGCTGTGCCAACTCGTTTATCTTCTGCCTGTCCCGCTCCCACAGCAAGGTCAGGGTGATGTATTGCGGGTAGGTCAACCCAAGGGATTTGAGATGCGGCGCATATGCGCGGTTGATCGCGTGGGATGCGGTATAAACCGCGTGGCAGAACATATCCTCAGCATGTGTTGGAAGTCGGTCGGGTTTCAAACTCGGCTCCGTGTGTTTTGTATCGCACGCGATATAAGTTCTTGACATGACGCCTCGGATCATTCAAGCCTCCGCAGTATAAGTCGTGCACGATATAT includes:
- the rpmB gene encoding 50S ribosomal protein L28, with the protein product MSRVCELTGKGPMTGNNVSHANNKTKRRFLPNLSDVTLGSDTLDRRFKLRISNAALRTVDHRGGLDAFLAKAKDSELSPKALKIKKEIAKAQADA
- a CDS encoding DUF2161 domain-containing phosphodiesterase — protein: MVKETELYPPVKAYLEAQGYEVKAEVAGADVVAQRGSEAVVIVELKTRFSLALFHQGVARLAVSDVVYLAVPRQTGRMFQKALAENVKLARRLGLGLLTVRLKDGFVEAHCDPGPYAPRISKPRKARLLREFARRVGDPNTGGTQGGIVTAYRQDALNCAAYLAREGPSKGAVVKAATGVERATTIMRDDHYGWFERVETGVYALTPKGAEGLTAYKLGGGDGP
- a CDS encoding MarR family winged helix-turn-helix transcriptional regulator, producing MKPDRLPTHAEDMFCHAVYTASHAINRAYAPHLKSLGLTYPQYITLTLLWERDRQKINELAQQLQMETSTLTPLVKRLEALGHVTRNRGKKDGREVFVHLTARGDALRKQAPNITACMIDKTGLTPDELTDLQKLLVKLRGGLQDAKPVERGPT